A genomic window from Mycetohabitans rhizoxinica HKI 454 includes:
- a CDS encoding 5'-methylthioadenosine/adenosylhomocysteine nucleosidase, giving the protein MNTVQESNVRPLGIMAALPEEIAPLIDEMRAAPDWRTVTLGRREYALGTLRGMPCVMTLARVGKVAAATTATALIHQFGVDAIIFTGVAGGVARQVRVGDIVIADALMQHDLDASPLFPRFEVPLLGVSRFGTDDSLSDALAVAAASFVRAHAMELVQRYRGVIDDVPRVHRGLVVSGDRFIADHAAREAVLAAAPDALAVEMEGAALAQVCHEYEVRCAVVRTISDAADAHAAVSFSTFLAEVASAYSAGVLQRFLAQPRGHQ; this is encoded by the coding sequence TCGTCCGCTCGGCATCATGGCCGCGTTGCCGGAGGAAATCGCCCCCCTAATCGACGAAATGCGTGCCGCACCGGACTGGCGTACGGTGACGCTTGGTCGTCGCGAATACGCGCTCGGTACGCTGCGCGGCATGCCATGCGTGATGACGCTGGCGCGCGTGGGCAAGGTGGCCGCGGCGACCACCGCAACCGCGCTGATCCACCAATTTGGTGTTGACGCTATTATTTTTACCGGGGTCGCGGGTGGTGTCGCGCGGCAGGTGCGGGTGGGCGATATCGTCATCGCGGATGCGCTGATGCAGCATGACCTGGACGCATCGCCGCTGTTTCCGCGATTCGAAGTGCCGTTGCTTGGCGTGTCCCGCTTTGGCACCGACGACAGCCTGTCGGACGCGCTCGCAGTGGCCGCGGCCTCGTTTGTGCGCGCGCACGCCATGGAACTCGTCCAGCGCTACCGTGGTGTGATCGACGACGTACCGCGTGTGCACCGGGGGCTCGTGGTCAGTGGTGACCGGTTCATCGCCGACCATGCCGCACGCGAAGCCGTGCTGGCGGCCGCGCCGGATGCGTTGGCGGTTGAGATGGAAGGGGCCGCGCTGGCGCAAGTTTGCCACGAGTACGAAGTGCGCTGTGCGGTGGTCCGCACGATCTCGGACGCCGCTGATGCACACGCCGCGGTGTCGTTCTCGACGTTTCTCGCTGAGGTGGCGAGCGCGTATTCGGCCGGCGTATTACAGCGTTTCCTTGCGCAGCCTCGGGGGCACCAATAG